The following are from one region of the Corylus avellana chromosome ca1, CavTom2PMs-1.0 genome:
- the LOC132184542 gene encoding kinesin-like protein KIN-12F isoform X1 produces MLRDFKFLRRNSGKNEEIENVPVNPRDSSGIQNGPDSSRAPLNAIQEPIQNPKPEQEVGFRSKIERTPTKAKGKTSDPTLPPLRTPDKHGVGFSGKSHFGWAQKHDTGSVTGDLRDDGSNSSVQVRGGVGTGNGGLVSMTPRTARTVGRATSGYSESNSMQSTPAKSVNKPPNLGIRSRVDGNASARTGNFSALYKGLPITCGPPTVVNTVEVPYFELREEPSFWMEHSVQVIIRVRPLNSMEKSTNGYNRCLKQESSQTITWIGQPENRFTFDHVACETVDQETLFRMVGLPMVENCLSGYNSCMFAYGQTGSGKTFTMLGEIEDLEVKPSPHRGMTPRIFEFLFARIQAEEESRKDEKLSYTCKCSFLEIYNEQITDLLDPSSTNLLLREDVKKGVYVENLSEFEVRTVSEILGLLTQGSSNRRVAATNMNRESSRSHSVFTCVIESRWENDSTTNLRFARLNLVDLAGSERQKTSGAEGERLKEAANINKSLSTLGHVIMVLVDVAHGKLRHVPYRDSRLTFLLQDSLGGNSKTMIIANVSPSICCAAETLNTLKFAQRAKLIQNNAVVNEDSMGDVIALQHQIQLLKEELSILKRQNVSRSLSFGLTSVKDTTEEQEHACTTNIHNMDEQRIDGLLGYESKGIVRLSTKQLKSMETTLAGSLRREQMAEISIKQLDAEIEQLNRLVRQREEDTRCSKMMLRFREDKIQRMESLLRDSIPADAYLLEENRALSEEIQLLQAKVDRNPEVTRFALENIRLLDQLRRFQEFYEEGEREILLAEVSTLRDQLLQLLGENSKQHNDPNFSMQPKETSCISNEKDFLHLELKNTLGNLEECRRQLNSCLDDNAKLRRELDDVRSMLENIRSEPHEHDAIFKTTKDSLKGPAVEDQVFNAVQNENLDGNHESLLTKHAEEMVNLQLELDILKIIIKEERSSCNEIGERAMCFNRDLQLAKEKLLLTSKQYDDAKSELEEAKSVIEALESQQILSINEMEDLRTTNNHYLQLSSKQELEIMALKEQLGFKELRCHSPSTHTESDNSPLQVKLKRMQASLEKARRLNNWYQGDRAHQVSNEKEMDEVRSQVEAETAEVIVCMQEELGILQHQVQESHLKEMEMKKAATLMETELKEVQEKLYLIAEDNKSLTQKLEEKDRELITLSEEWELLTCEIEEVLADGRESLINASDQLELISSSFPQKRIWISDQVGRMIRVISEKELLIEELRRCLEDTNNKKSDVECMLKSLRGAALAITEAHQQECSEKEKEILQLTSELITQTSTIAKLEDRIKLAEDQIGKSSVCATVAFVIVNRLSEINLSHVAALKHNDFQLSQSAEMNLRKDAILNDQARMIEEAEKQKWSLRGEVEELEGNFTKVREQLSEEQGRSCAMEQNLKAIEENDILMTREKLAELKSGVSTLRSCMSTYVEHCGSPARDDSQEVCNGDGEGRTDTEINQLDLNFVEEQRVDTSEYSKVEKSVCHKSYDGKNMRCKSIYKDVCNRDVTIILLKKEIEFALESLMEVQAEMVKLHDEKKQMWISEKQSQESMKFLISQVLTLESAMSDFEKQFKLKMEVFSHRLNAFEKTVEDAGFQWCQTKELLELEVGDARMVAAQKVAEASCIIAKFEEAQDTIEDADIMINKLMIANEQMKLDIERLKEMEVTLVNDRSLLVDEVQSLQAINDLKHQQYENLEKQLGAHLTETRDQVMELEGIITELKTTFDKNFMSLGCEFHCTKSLLLNSTKSVRSWLEDVWSQIIVKDSAVSVLHLCHMGILLETVTGLNAENGLLQHGLCESNSVIADLREHNVKSKRELDMCRILKGKLLADIKNSFDKISRKEEETGELSVKVTSFEKQISDLQLQEELMLERSNYMGSQLVILMKELDLSNTDALAYLLNQEKMLKYKEEVLESQADFFMVDWCSKEFESLILASELEEMALQKADAETHHIKCCSVLENFKKEIIFLKVDAELKLKLLLDQDIEVSLLQKEIREAKIERKDLLLKLNQSNLRISQMEDVNKAHEQDILLLKDVACSNDRLKGELGEVKETMVRLLSQLQAREAEYENLLNDFKTKETALEFSSSQISALDEKNQALQKNICMLESLSSGLQNELDMKNAELSRTSSLGDENESLKSEIMKLKAENRLVLQDIEEKGFDLESYSSRIDVFDKENHRLQNEIFVLETRIVRLQTDLEMKNAELNELQHSQSVILEDLCSKSRDWQENDDNLNSMKEENTFLRNELCFQKKSTHRVLSVLSLNIMKWVNTVETVDMMGSRLLNILNEKSSSIADKMSQEISENIERTSKFIEELDCLECHAKELVSENLTLHAELLRKDDVLKGLLFDLSLLQESASNNKDQKDEIEEMEASVEALEDELAVKTGELDGALANSQVLEAQLQDKVDIISLLELDLTKERESLKMLSSENLELRAHIEDALAAQSSLEEELTEKKNITESLEMELSEMSNALGQMNDLIESLTSNMNELASERDLLQDEVDSWKEKLEMAQALADENEAIAVEARQVAESRMIYAEDKEAEVKLLERSVEELECTINVLENKVNILKEEAERQRLQREELELELHAVKDQMQNVKNTDSDMKRYLDEEEKNLQEAITHTQLLERGIAEKDAEIGQLKAHISELNLHAEAQASEYKHKFKVLEAMAEQVRPEGHSTHVMNSSSNKLEKYATKSRGSGSPFKCIGLGLAQQIKSEKDEELTAARLHIEELEFLAVTRQKEIFALNAKLAAAESMTHDVIRDLLGVKLDMTNYVSLMDNEQVQKITEKVRLHGLESQDKEQEVLKLKKQLNEFIEERRGWLEEIDRKQAEIVAAQIALEKHRQRDQLLQTENEMLKVENVNHKQKVMELEGEVKKLSGQQNLQQRIHHHAKIKDENNMLKIQNEDLSAKLRRTEVILSRVKEELAHFRASIGKNPYTNYDEEQRLSIKLKETEEEKVQLAHKLLGLCTSVLKVAGIRKRAPNISPEEALEQLKNRFSSLERELQELKYKNRISHEKIRLTELMPQSSPINSRTDENCQTPRRQSQSAFLSALDR; encoded by the exons AGAACGAGGAGATTGAGAATGTGCCCGTAAACCCTCGGGATTCGTCGGGGATTCAGAACGGACCCGACTCGTCGAGGGCTCCGCTGAACGCAATCCAAGAGCCGATTCAAAACCCCAAGCCGGAACAGGAAGTGGGGTTTAGGAGTAAGATTGAGAGGACTCCAACTAAGGCCAAGGGGAAAACTTCGGATCCCACATTGCCTCCTCTTCGCACTCCGGACAAGCATGGCGTCGGGTTCTCAGGGAAGAGTCATTTTGGGTGGGCTCAAAAGCACGATACTGGTTCTGTAACTGGTGACTTGCGCGACGATGGAAGCAATTCTTCTGTACAAGTAAGAGGAGGGGTTGGAACTGGAAATGGGGGTTTGGTTAGTATGACTCCTCGAACGGCTCGGACGGTGGGAAGGGCTACTTCGGGTTATTCTGAGAGCAATTCGATGCAAAGCACGCCCGCTAAGAGTGTTAATAAGCCTCCGAATTTGGGGATTCGGAGTAGGGTTGATGGAAATGCCAGTGCTCGAACTGGGAACTTTTCTGCATTGTATAAAGGGTTGCCGATAACTTGCGGTCCACCTACAGTTGTTAATACTGTGGAAGTGCCTTACTTTGAGCTCAGGGAAGAGCCTTCATTCTGGATGGAACACAGTGTACAA gTTATTATACGTGTTCGTCCTCTCAATAGCATGGAGAAGAGTACAAATGGCTACAACAGGTGCTTGAAGCAAGAAAGTTCTCAAACAATTACTTGGATAGGGCAACCAGAAAATCGATTTACGTTTGACCATGTAGCATGTGAAACAGTGGACCAG GAGACGCTTTTTAGAATGGTTGGTCTGCCAATGGTAGAGAATTGCCTGTCTGGGTACAATAGCTGTATGTTTGCCTATGGCCAG ACAGGAAGCGGGAAGACATTTACAATGCTTGGAGAGATTGAAGATTTAGAAGTCAAGCCCAGTCCACATCGTGGAATGACACCACGCATTTTTGAATTCTTGTTTGCAAGGATCCAAGCA gAAGAGGAAAGCCGAAAAGATGAAAAACTAAGCTACACTTGCAAGTGTTCTTTCTTAGAGATATACAATGAACAAATTACAGATCTCCTTGATCCCTCATCTACCAATTTGCTG CTCCGGGAGGATGTTAAAAAAGGTGTCTATGTGGAAAATCTCTCTGAATTTGAAGTTCGGACTGTGAGCGAAATTCTAGGGCTTTTAACTCAG GGTTCTTCAAATAGGAGGGTTGCAGCTACAAATATGAATAGAGAGAGTAGTCGTTCACACAGTGTATTTACGTGTGTAATTGAGAGTCGATGGGAAAATGATTCCACAACTAACCTTCGGTTTGCAAGACTAAACCTAGTTGATCTTGCTGGTTCAGAGAG GCAGAAAACTTCAGGTGCAGAGGGTGAGCGTTTGAAGGAAGCTGCTAACATTAATAAATCATTGTCTACTCTGGG TCATGTAATAATGGTTCTAGTGGATGTTGCACATGGGAAGCTAAGACATGTTCCTTATAGAGATTCAAGGCTAACCTTTCTTCTTCAG gatTCACTTGGTGGAAACTCAAAGACAATGATAATTGCAAATGTCAGCCCTTCTATTTG TTGTGCGGCCGAAACATTGAACACTCTTAAGTTTGCTCAGAGAGCAAAACTTATTCAGAACAAT GCTGTGGTGAATGAAGATTCTATGGGGGATGTTATTGCACTACAACACCAGATACAACTTTTAAAG GAAGAGCTTTCTATCCTTAAACGTCAGAATGTCTCCAGATCTTTGTCATTTGGTTTGACAAGTGTCAAAGATACAACAGAAGAACAAGAACATGCTTGTACAACAAACATACACAACATGGATGAACAACGGATTGATGGTTTGCTGGGGTATGAATCCAAGGGCATTGTTAGATTGTCTACCAAACAG TTGAAATCTATGGAGACAACACTTGCTGGTTCCTTGAGGAGGGAACAGATGGCAGAAATTTCTATCAAGCAACTTGATGCTGAAATTGAACAGTTGAACCGCTTG GTTCGTCAAAGAGAGGAAGACACCAGGTGTAGTAAAATGATGCTCAGGTTTCGGGAagacaaaattcaaagaatGGAGTCACTTCTTAGAGATTCTATTCCTGCAGACGCTTACTTACTGGAAGAGAATAGAGCGCTATCTGAGGAGATTCAGCTGCTTCAAGCTAAAGTTGATAGAAATCCTGAAGTAACTCGCTTTGCTTTGGAGAATATAAGGCTTTTAGACCAACTTAGAAG ATTTCAAGAGTTTTATGaagaaggggagagagagatacTGCTGGCTGAAGTGTCCACACTGCGGGATCAG TTGCTTCAATTGCTTGGTGAGAACTCTAAGCAGCATAATGATCCAAATTTTAGTATGCAACCCAAG GAAACTTCGTGCATCAGCAACGAAAAAGATTTTCTCCACCTGGAG TTGAAAAACACTCTTGGCAATTTAGAGGAATGCAGGCGACAATTAAACTCTTGCTTAGATGATAATGCAAAACTCAGAAG GGAATTAGATGATGTACGCTCTATGTTAGAGAATATCAGATCTGAACCCCATGAACATGATGCCATCTTTAAGACAACAAAg GATTCATTAAAAGGTCCAGCTGTTGAAGATCAGGTGTTCAATGCAGTCCAAAATGAGAACTTGGATGGGAACCATGAATCTCTGCTGACAAAACACGCAGAAGAAATGGTGAATTTGCAGCTGGAACTGGATATACTAAAGATAATTATCAAAGAAGAGAGGTCATCTTGTAATGAAATCGGGGAAAGGGCAATGTGCTTTAATAGAGATCTTCAGCTGGCGAAAGAAAAACTTTTATTGACAAGTAAACAGTATGATGATGCAAAAAGTGAATTGGAAGAGGCAAAGTCAGTCATTGAAGCTCTTGAGTCACAACAAATTCTATCGATTAATGAGATGGAGGACCTGAGGACTACCAACAACCATTATCTGCAGCTTTCGAGTAAACAGGAACTTGAAATTATGGCTTTGAAGGAGCAGCTTGGTTTTAAAGAGTTGCGATGTCACTCACCTTCAACCCATACTGAGAGTGACAACTCCCCCTTACAGGTGAAATTGAAGAGGATGCAAGCCTCTCTTGAAAAGGCCAGGAGACTAAATAATTGGTACCAAGGTGACCGTGCTCATCAGGTGtccaatgaaaaagaaatggatGAAGTTCGCAGCCAGGTTGAGGCTGAGACTGCTGAAGTGATTGTCTGTATGCAGGAAGAACTTGGGATACTTCAGCACCAAGTCCAAGAGAGTCATTTGAAAGAAATGGAGATGAAAAAGGCTGCAACACTTATGGAGACTGAATTGAAAGAGGTTCAGGAAAAACTCTACCTCATAGCTGAAGATAACAAAAGCTTGACTCAAAAGCTAGAAGAGAAAGATAGGGAACTGATAACTTTATCTGAAGAATGGGAACTGTTGACCTGTGAGATTGAAGAAGTTCTTGCTGATGGGCGTGAGTCACTCATCAATGCCTCTGATCAGCTTGAACTCATATCAAGTTCCTTTCCACAGAAAAGGATTTGGATATCTGACCAAGTTGGCAGGATGATCAGAGTCATCTCTGAAAAGGAATTATTGATTGAAGAACTAAGAAGATGTTTAGAGgatacaaacaataaaaaaagtgaTGTGGAGTGCATGCTGAAGTCTTTGAGAGGAGCAGCACTGGCTATTACAGAAGCACACCAGCAGGAGTGCAgtgaaaaggagaaagaaatcCTCCAGTTGACGTCAGAGTTGATTACACAGACATCTACAATAGCAAAGCTGGAGGACAGAATAAAACTGGCAGAAGATCAGATTGGAAAATCATCAGTTTGCGCAACAGTTGCTTTTGTTATTGTCAATAGATTATCAGAAATTAATCTTAGTCATGTTGCTGCATTAAAGCACAATGATTTCCAGCTTAGTCAATCAGCAGAGATGAACTTGAGGAAGGATGCCATTCTCAATGATCAAGCTCGTATGATTGAAGAAGCAGAGAAGCAGAAATGGTCTCTGAGGGGGGAAGTAGAAGAGTTGGAGGGAAACTTTACTAAAGTAAGAGAACAGCTTTCTGAGGAGCAGGGGCGTTCTTGTGCTATGGAACAAAACCTAAAAGCTATTGAAGAGAATGACATTTTGATGACAAGGGAGAAACTTGCTGAGCTAAAATCAGGCGTATCCACACTCAGGTCTTGCATGAGCACATATGTCGAGCATTGTGGAAGTCCTGCTAGGGATGATTCACAAGAAGTTTGTAATGGAGATGGTGAAGGACGG ACAGATACTGAAATAAATCAACTAGACTTAAATTTCGTTGAAGAACAGAGAGTTGATACATCTGAATATTCTAAAGTGGAGAAGAGTGTGTGCCACAAGTCATATGATGGGAAGAATATGAGATGTAAAAGCATTTACAAGGATGTGTGTAATAGAGATGTTACCATTATACttttgaaaaaggaaatagAATTTGCCCTTGAAAGCTTGATGGAGGTGCAAGCTGAGATGGTGAAACTACATGACGAGAAAAAGCAGATGTGGATATCTGAGAAACAGAGTCAGGAAAGCATGAAATTTCTTATAAGTCAGGTACTGACACTGGAATCAGCTATGAGTGACTTTGAAAAGCAATTTAAACTCAAGATGGAAGTTTTCAGCCATAGACTAAATGCATTTGAAAAAACTGTGGAAGATGCTGGGTTTCAATGGTGTCAGACTAAAGAG TTGCTTGAACTTGAAGTTGGTGATGCAAGGATGGTTGCAGCCCAGAAAGTCGCAGAGGCTTCCTGTATCATTGCCAAATTTGAAGAGGCCCAAGATACTATTGAAGATGCAGATATTATGATTAATAAACTAATGATAGCAAATGAACAAATGAAGCTTGATATAGAAAGGCTGAAGGAAATGGAAGTCACATTAGTCAATGACAGGAGTCTATTAGTTGACGAGGTTCAGAGCTTGCAGGCCATCAATGATTTGAAGCATCAGCAGTATGAAAACCTTGAAAAGCAGCTTGGCGCACATTTGACAGAAACAAGGGATCAGGTTATGGAGCTTGAGGGTATCATCACAGAGTTGAAGACTACatttgacaaaaacttcatgTCTTTAGGCTGTGAATTCCACTGCACGAAGTCTCTGCTTTTAAACTCCACAAAATCAGTGCGTTCATGGCTTGAGGATGTCTGGTCTCAAATAATTGTGAAGGACAGTGCTGTGTCAGTGCTACACCTCTGTCACATGGGAATTTTGTTGGAAACAGTCACTGGGCTGAATGCAGAGAATGGTTTGCTTCAACATGGTCTGTGTGAATCAAACTCTGTTATAGCTGATTTGAGGGAACACAATGTTAAGTCAAAACGAGAGCTTGATATGTGTAGAATCCTCAAGGGGAAACTACTGGCTGATATCAAGAACAgttttgataaaatttcaaGGAAAGAAGAGGAAACTGGGGAGCTCAGTGTCAAGGTAACCTCCTTTGAGAAACAAATATCAGACCTTCAGCTCCAAGAGGAGTTGATGTTGGAAAGGTCTAATTATATGGGATCTCAGCTTGTGATTTTGATGAAGGAGTTGGACCTGAGTAACACTGATGCTTTGGCATACCTCCTGAATCAGgagaaaatgctaaaatataAAGAGGAGGTCCTCGAATCTCAGGCTGATTTTTTCATGGTAGATTGGTGCTCTAAAGAATTTGAGTCACTTATTTTGGCTTCAGAATTAGAAGAGATGGCTCTCCAGAAAGCTGATGCAGAAACCCACCATATAAAGTGTTGTTCAGTCCTTGAGAATTtcaagaaagaaataatttttctcaAGGTTGACGCTGAGTTGAAACTTAAGCTTCTACTGGACCAGGATATTGAGGTTTCCCTTCTACAAAAAGAAATTAGAGAGGCAAAAATAGAGAGGAAGGACCTGTTGTTAAAGCTGAATCAGAGCAATTTAAGAATTTCACAGATGGAGGATGTAAACAAGGCTCATGAACAGGACATTCTGTTGCTAAAGGATGTTGCTTGTTCAAATGATAGATTGAAAGGTGAGCTTGGTGAAGTGAAGGAAACAATGGTGAGGCTGTTGAGTCAGCTTCAAGCACGTGAAGCAGAATATGAAAATCTACTCAACGATTTCAAAACTAAGGAAACAGCATTAGAATTTTCTTCCAGTCAAATTTCTGCCCTTGATGAAAAAAATCAAGCATTGCAGAAGAATATTTGCATGCTGGAAAGTTTGTCAAGTGGGCTTCAAAATGAGTTGGACATGAAAAATGCAGAGCTAAGCAGAACGAGCAGCTTGGGGGACGAGAATGAGTCATTGAAAAGTGAGATAATGAAGTTGAAGGCTGAAAACAGGTTGGTTCTTCAAGACATAGAGGAAAAAGGTTTTGATTTGGAATCATATTCGAGCCGCATAGATGTCTTTGATAAGGAAAATCACAGGTTGCAAAATGAAATATTCGTTTTGGAGACTCGTATTGTCAGACTACAGACTGATCTAGAGATGAAAAATGCTGAATTGAATGAACTCCAACATTCTCAATCTGTTATTCTTGAGGATTTATGTTCAAAAAGCCGGGACTGGCAAGAAAATGATGACAATCTGAATTCAATGAAGGAAGAGAATACTTTCTTAAGAAATGAACTTTGCTTCCAGAAGAAAAGTACGCATAGAGTCCTCTCTGTCTTGAGCTTGAACATTATGAAATGGGTTAATACAGTGGAAACTGTCGATATGATGGGTAGCAGATTACTTAACATACTGAATGAAAAAAGCTCTTCAATTGCGGATAAAATGTCCCAAGAGATATCAGAAAACATAGAGAGGACATCTAAGTTCATAGAAGAGCTTGACTGCTTGGAGTGCCATGCTAAAGAGCTGGTATCGGAAAATTTGACTCTCCATGCTGAGCTATTACGAAAGGATGATGTTTTAAAAGGACTGTTATTTGATCTGAGCTTGTTGCAAGAATCTGCATCTAATAACAAAGATCAAAAAGACGAAATTGAGGAGATGGAGGCTTCTGTGGAGGCACTAGAAGATGAGCTTGCAGTAAAAACAGGTGAGCTTGATGGGGCTCTTGCTAATAGCCAAGTGCTTGAAGCTCAGTTGCAGGACAAAGTAGACATAATCTCTTTGCTCGAGTTGGATCTTACAAAAGAACGTGAGTCTCTAAAAATGCTTTCCAGTGAAAATCTGGAGCTGAGAGCTCATATTGAAGATGCATTGGCAGCACAAAGTTCTCTAGAGGAGGAATTAACAGAGAAAAAGAATATAACTGAGAGTTTGGAAATGGAACTGTCAGAAATGAGTAATGCTCTTGGCCaaatgaatgatttgattgaatcCCTTACGAGCAATATGAATGAACTTGCTAGTGAGAGGGATCTTCTCCAGGATGAGGTGGATAGTTGGAAAGAAAAGCTTGAAATGGCACAAGCACTTGCTGATGAAAATGAAGCGATTGCTGTGGAAGCTCGACAG GTAGCTGAGTCAAGAATGATCTACGCTGAGGACAAGGAAGCCGAGGTGAAGTTATTAGAGAGATCTGTTGAAGAGCTAGAATGTACTATAAATGTATTGGAGAACAAG GTTAACATTCTTAAAGAAGAAGCCGAACGACAACGGTTGCAAAGAGAAGAGCTGGAATTGGAGCTCCATGCTGTAAAAGATCAGATGCAGAATGTTAAAAATACTGACTCTGACATGAAAAG GTATTTAGATGAGGAAGAGAAAAACCTCCAAGAAGCCATAACGCATACACAACTTCTTGAGAGGGGTATAGCAGAAAAGGACGCAGAG ATTGGCCAACTCAAAGCACACATATCTGAGCTAAATTTGCATGCTGAAGCACAGGCTAGTGAATACAAGCATAAG TTCAAGGTATTGGAAGCCATGGCTGAGCAAGTCAGGCCCGAAGGACATTCCACCCATGTCATGAATTCTTCATCAAACAAGTTAGAGAAGTATGCCACAAAGTCTAGGGGCTCTGGTTCCCCTTTCAAATGCATCGGATTGGGCTTGGCACAGCAAATAAAATCTGAGAAGGATGAGGAGCTTACTGCTGCAAGGCTGCATATTGAAGAGCTTGAATTTTTGGCAGTAACCCGACAGAAAGAG ATATTTGCACTGAATGCCAAATTAGCTGCTGCTGAGAGCATGACACATGATGTGATTAGAGACCTACTGGGAGTAAAGTTGGATATGACGAATTATGTG TCACTGATGGATAATGAGCAAGTGCAGAAGATAACTGAGAAAGTTCGACTTCATGGTTTAGAATCTCAAGATAag GAGCAGGAGGTACTTAAGCTAAAGAAGCAGCTTAATGAATTCATTGAGGAAAGGCGAGG ATGGCTGGAAGAAATTGATCGAAAACAGGCAGAAATAGTAGCTGCACA